One segment of Carya illinoinensis cultivar Pawnee chromosome 13, C.illinoinensisPawnee_v1, whole genome shotgun sequence DNA contains the following:
- the LOC122292138 gene encoding malonyl CoA-acyl carrier protein transacylase-like translates to MHSLLLHHHHLILRTPSSSSSSSSRFAALSLFTMTTSPSSLTLPSISLQKLPSFNASHSFKSSNSSFWFRNVTLRSARDRNLDGSRVFMSASVGSQAVIDDALFSEYKPSSAFLFPGQGAQAVGMGKEAQNVPAAADLYKKANDLLGFDLLDICVNGPKEKLDSTVISQPAIYVTSLAAVELLRARDGGQQLIDSVDVTCGLSLGEYTALAFAGAFSFEDGLKLVKLRGEAMQEAANAAKSAMVSVIGLDSEKVQQLCDAANQEVDEADKVQIANYLCPGNYAVSGGVKGVEAVEAKAKSFKARMTVRLAVAGAFHTSFMEPAVSRLEAALAATEIRTPKIPVISNVDAQPHADPDTIKKILARQVTSPVQWETTVKTLLTKGLKKSYELGPGKVIAGIVKRMDRSADIENIGA, encoded by the exons ATGCACTCTCTTCTACTTCACCATCATCATCTTATCCTGCGCAcaccctcttcttcttcctcgtcCTCTTCACGCTTCGCTGCTCTTTCGCTCTTCACCATGACTACCTCTCCTTCCTCCCTAACTCTCCCTTCCATTTCTCTCCAGAAGCTTCCTTCTTTCAATGCCTCTCATTCATTCAAGAGCTCCAATTCCTCTTTTTGGTTCAGGAATGTGACTCTTCGGAGTGCTAGAGATCGAAATCTTGACGGATCTAGGGTTTTTATGAGTGCTTCGGTTGGCTCCCAGGCCGTTATCGACGATGCTTTGTTCTCGGAGTATAAGCCCAGCTCTGCTTTCCTGTTTCCTGGTCAG GGTGCCCAAGCAGTTGGTATGGGAAAGGAAGCACAGAATGTGCCTGCTGCTGCAGACTTGTACAAGAAAGCAAATGATCTATTAGG GTTTGACCTTCTGGATATTTGCGTCAATGGACCAAAAGAGAAGCTAGATTCCACTGTTATTAGCCAG CCAGCTATCTATGTCACGAGTCTAGCTGCTGTAGAGTTACTTCGTGCACGTGATGGAGGTCAGCAGCTAATTGATTCTGTTGATGTCACATGCGGTCTTAGCCTGGGAGAATATACAGCTCTGGCATTTGCTGGGGCTTTTAG CTTTGAGGATGGACTCAAGCTGGTCAAATTAAGGGGAGAAGCTATGCAG GAAGCTGCCAATGCTGCTAAAAGTGCCATGGTCAGTGTAATAGGACTGGATTCAGAAAAGGTCCAGCAGTTATGTGATGCGGCCAATCAAGAAGTTGATGAAGCTGATAAAGTTCAGATTGCAAATTACCTATGTCCT GGAAATTATGCTGTATCTGGAGGTGTGAAAGGAGTGGAAGCAGTAGAAGCCAAAGCAAAATCATTCAAGGCTCGAATGACG GTGCGCCTAGCTGTTGCTGGTGCTTTCCACACCAGTTTTATGGAACCAGCTGTCTCCAGATTGGAAGCTGCATTAGCAGCTACTGAGATCAGAACCCCAAAAATACCAGTTATCTCCAATGTTGATGCACAGCCACATGCGGATCCTGACACAATTAAGAAGATACTGGCACGCCAG GTGACTTCACCTGTTCAATGGGAAACAACAGTGAAGACTCTCCTGACCAAGGGGCTGAAGAAGAGTTATGAATTGGGACCTGGAAAG gTTATTGCCGGCATTGTGAAAAGAATGGACAGGAGTGCTGACATTGAGAATATAGGTGCTTGA
- the LOC122292139 gene encoding sarcoplasmic reticulum histidine-rich calcium-binding protein codes for MNANSNSSTDVVEDRAHGSDSDTNPDEAPEYYQPISAVDDDEVSSDEDHASGLHQHLTNGGYYTQSEEAGNGIASLEINDDLEEEEEKSSEDEEEERMRLASDPDSAVVRAFREDESRRNAPLTPENATRVMEAMRGVSFGGVAPDWVGHVPEAQWIDRLRRLRQPPHHNPSTLQN; via the exons ATGAACGCTAATTCCAACTCTTCTACTGATGTTGTTGAAG ACCGCGCTCACGGAAGCGATTCCGATACGAATCCCGACGAGGCGCCGGAATACTATCAGCCTATCTCCGCCGTTGACGACGACGAAGTCAGCTCAGACGAAGATCACGCCTCTGGTTTACACCAACACCTCACTAACGGCGGGTACTACACACAATCCGAGGAAGCAGGGAACGGGATAGCGTCTCTTGAAATAAACGACGAccttgaggaggaagaggagaagAGCAGCGAAGACGAGGAGGAAGAGAGGATGAGGTTGGCTTCGGATCCGGATTCGGCAGTTGTGAGGGCTTTCAGAGAAGACGAGAGTCGAAGGAACGCTCCGCTAACGCCGGAGAATGCGACACGAGTGATGGAGGCCATGCGTGGGGTTTCGTTCGGTGGAGTGGCTCCTGATTGGGTGGGCCACGTCCCCGAGGCACAATGGATCGATCGCCTTCGGAGACTCAGACAACCACCGCATCACAACCCAAGTACACTTCAGAACTGA
- the LOC122292244 gene encoding mitoferrin-like — protein sequence MASDATPKFQNPDFRPVPQTPDFHPELTVSDHDGLHFWQFMIAGSIAGSVEHMAMFPVDTVKTHMQALGSCPIKSVSVRQALQSILQSEGYAGLYRGIAAMGLGAGPAHAVYFSVYEVCKKFFSREKPNNPAAHAVSGVCATVASDAVFTPMDMVKQRLQLSNSHYAGVWDCVKRVLREEGFGAFYASYRTTVLMNAPFTAVHFTTYEAAKRALMEISPESASDERWVVHATAGAAAGALAAAVTTPLDVVKTQLQCQGVCGCDRFQSGSIRDVIQTIVKKDGYRGLMRGWIPRMLFHAPAAAICWSTYEASKAFFQELNSRSKDGTIT from the exons ATGGCCTCAGATGCCACGCCTAAGTTCCAAAACCCGGACTTTCGGCCTGTCCCACAGACCCCAGACTTCCATCCTGAGCTCACTGTCTCGGACCACGACGGCCTCCACTTTTGGCAGTTCATGATCGCCGGTTCAATCGCCGGCTCGGTCGAACACATGGCCATGTTCCCGGTCGACACCGTGAAGACCCACATGCAGGCCCTCGGGTCTTGCCCTATCAAGTCGGTAAGTGTCCGACAAGCCCTTCAATCGATTTTGCAATCGGAGGGCTACGCAGGGCTATACAGAGGCATTGCCGCAATGGGTCTCGGCGCGGGACCTGCCCACGCCGTTTACTTCTCGGTTTACGAGGTGTGCAAGAAGTTCTTCTCGCGTGAAAAACCGAACAACCCTGCGGCACACGCCGTCTCGGGCGTTTGCGCCACAGTTGCGAGCGACGCGGTGTTCACGCCGATGGATATGGTGAAGCAGAGGCTGCAGCTGAGCAATAGTCACTATGCGGGGGTCTGGGATTGCGTGAAGAGGGTGTTGAGGGAGGAAGGGTTTGGAGCTTTCTACGCATCGTATAGGACCACGGTGTTGATGAATGCCCCGTTTACAGCGGTACACTTCACGACCTATGAGGCTGCCAAGAGGGCCTTGATGGAGATTTCACCGGAGAGCGCCAGCGATGAGCGGTGGGTAGTTCATGCCACCGCAGGCGCCGCTGCTGGCGCCTTGGCTGCTGCTGTGACCACACCGCTCGATGTGGTCAAGACCCAATTGCAATGTCAG GGTGTTTGTGGATGCGACAGGTTTCAAAGTGGCTCAATCAGGGATGTAATTCAAACAATAGTTAAAAAGGATGGATACAGAGGGCTTATGCGGGGATGGATTCCACGGATGCTTTTCCATGCTCCTGCAGCTGCGATTTGCTGGTCTACATATGAAGCCTCAAAAGCTTTCTTCCAAGAACTCAATAGTCGCAGTAAAGATGGCACAATCACCTGA